The DNA window CTTCTCGGCGGCCTCCAGGTCCCAGCTGACCTCGCGGGCGACGAGGTCGACCTCGCGCCCGGCCAGGTCGGTGACCCGGACGTTGCCGGGACGGACCTCGGCGACGCGGTCGTTGTCGATGACGAAGACGCTCTCGGCCCGGCCGTGGATGGCGGGGATGTCGGACGCCAGCAGGCCGGTGCCGTCGGCCTGGCCGGCGATGAGCGGCGAGCCCCGGCGGGCGCCGACGATGAGTCCCGGCTCGTCGGCGTGGACCACGGCGAGGGCGAACTTGCCCTGGACCTCGGCCAAGGCGGCGCGCACGGCGTCGGCCAGGCCCACGCCGTCGCGCTTGCGGGCTGCGATCAGGTGCGCCAGCACTTCGGTGTCGGTGTCACTGGTCAACTCGTCGCCGCCCTCGGGCAGGGTCCCGGCCAGCTCCCGGTAGTTCTCGATGATCCCGTTGTGGGCGAGGGCCAGACGGCCGGTGGCGTCGGTGTGCGGGTGGGCGTTGGGCTCCGTCGGCGCCCCGTGGGTCGCCCATCTCGAGTGGCCGATACCGGTGGTGGCGGCCGGGGCGTCGCCCACCGTCTCGGTCAGCTCGGCCACGCTCTTGTTGCCGCCGGCCCGCCGTCGGCGCCACACGCCCCCGTCGGCCAGCAGCGCGATACCGGCCGAGTCGTAGCCGCGGTACTCGAGTCGTGCCAGCCCCTCGAGGAGGACAGGCAGCACTGGGGACGATCCGGTCGCGCCGATGATGCCGCACATGACCTAAAGGCTACGGCGTCCGCTCACCGGCGTCCCCCAGCTGGCGGCGCACGGCGCTGCAGAGTCGGTCGACGGCAGCGCGGGCCTGATCGGCGCTCTGGGCCTCGACCATGACCCGTACGACCGGTTCGGTGCCACTGGCCCGGAGCAGGACCCGACCGGCGCGGCCCAGCTCGGCCTCGACCGCCGCCACCTCCTGCCACACGACGCCGGCCGACGCCAGCTGCTCGGGGTCGGACACGGCCACGCTGACCAGCTCCTGCGGAAGCCGGGTCATCGCCTCACCCGCCAGCTCAGCCAGGGACCGGCCTCGACGCCGCAGCAGATCGAGGAGCTGCAGGCCGGTGAGGATCCCGTCGCCGGTGGTTGCAAGTTGTCGAAAGATGATGTGACCCGACTGCTCCCCGCCCAGGCTGTAGCCGCCCTCCTCGATGGCGGCCAGGACGTGGCGGTCGCCCACGCTGGTCTGGCACACCCGGATGCCCCTGGCCTCGAGGGCGAGCAACATCCCCAGGTTGGTCATGACCGTCGCCACCACCGTGTCCGAGGCGAGGAGGCCGCGCTCCTGGAGGTCCACGGCGAACATGGCCATCAGGTGGTCACCGTCGACGAGGGTCCCGGTGTGGTCGACGGCCAGCACTCGGTCGGCGTCGCCGTCGAAGGCCAGTCCCACATCGGCGCCGGCCGCCACGACGGCGCGCTGGAGGCCCTCGGGGTGGGTCGAGCCGCAGCCGTCGTTGATGTTCGTGCCGTCAGGAGCATCGGCGATCACGCTCACGTCGGCGCCCAACCGGGCGAGGACCGACGGGGCGACATGACTTGCGGCGCCGCTGGCGCAGTCCAGCACGCAGCGAAGGCCGTCGAGGCGTCGGCCCTCCAGCGCGGCGACGAGGTGGCCGCTGTACTCGTCGATCCCCGCCGGGTCGGGGTCGATGCGGCCCACCGAGGCCCCCACCGCCGCCTCGAGGTCGGGCGACGAGAGCGCCGGGAGCGGCGCGGTCCGGCCCGATGCGGTGGGCTCGCCGACCACCCGGGCCAGCTCGGCCTCCAGGGCCCGCTCGACGGGGTCGGACAGCTTGGTCCCCCCGGCACCGAAGAGCTTGACGCCGTTGTCGGGGTACCGGTTGTGCGAGGCCGAGATCATCGCCGCCGGAAGCTTGCGCCTCGCCGAGAGCCAGGCCAGACCCGGCGTGGGGATCACGCCGACATCGGCGACCCGCACCCCCTCGCTGGCGAGCCCGGCGGACAGCGCGGCCTGCAGCAGGGGGCCCGACAGCCGCGTGTCCCGACCCACGATGAACTCCGG is part of the Acidimicrobiales bacterium genome and encodes:
- the glmM gene encoding phosphoglucosamine mutase: MSLKFGTDGLRGVANAELTPELVLALGRAAARVVPAPEFIVGRDTRLSGPLLQAALSAGLASEGVRVADVGVIPTPGLAWLSARRKLPAAMISASHNRYPDNGVKLFGAGGTKLSDPVERALEAELARVVGEPTASGRTAPLPALSSPDLEAAVGASVGRIDPDPAGIDEYSGHLVAALEGRRLDGLRCVLDCASGAASHVAPSVLARLGADVSVIADAPDGTNINDGCGSTHPEGLQRAVVAAGADVGLAFDGDADRVLAVDHTGTLVDGDHLMAMFAVDLQERGLLASDTVVATVMTNLGMLLALEARGIRVCQTSVGDRHVLAAIEEGGYSLGGEQSGHIIFRQLATTGDGILTGLQLLDLLRRRGRSLAELAGEAMTRLPQELVSVAVSDPEQLASAGVVWQEVAAVEAELGRAGRVLLRASGTEPVVRVMVEAQSADQARAAVDRLCSAVRRQLGDAGERTP